The Microcoleus sp. AS-A8 genome has a window encoding:
- a CDS encoding DUF11 domain-containing protein, translating to MKFLIPQLGSFELLFTAFLTAFFVAGASPLTAQTEIKNSASASGGNLPDVVQSNETTLTAGQAILQLVKTADRAAAEPGDTVIYRLALTNTGQVPANQITITDTPPLGVRFLPESLQGALTTGGTTTPVNLPPAVTADRQITFTYPNLAPGDTLTIIYASVVTPDAVRGDGRNVAREPRSNLAAFQLRIRQGILSDCATIVGRVFVDKNFDGQQQPGEPGVPNAVLFMDDGNRITTDANGLFSLVNVIAGNRTATLDLSSLPGYSLAPNIKFIEGNSQSRLVRLEPGGMARMNFAVTPAYGEQQP from the coding sequence ATGAAATTTCTAATACCGCAGTTGGGCAGTTTTGAACTGCTTTTCACTGCTTTTCTGACCGCATTCTTCGTCGCTGGTGCGTCACCGCTTACCGCTCAAACTGAAATCAAAAATTCCGCTTCCGCGTCGGGAGGGAATTTACCAGACGTTGTTCAGTCCAATGAAACTACACTGACGGCTGGTCAAGCGATTCTTCAATTAGTCAAAACCGCAGATCGCGCTGCGGCTGAACCCGGTGATACCGTCATTTATCGCCTCGCACTGACCAACACCGGACAGGTTCCAGCCAATCAGATTACGATAACCGACACACCACCACTAGGCGTGCGGTTTTTGCCAGAGTCGTTGCAAGGCGCACTCACCACTGGCGGTACCACCACACCCGTGAATTTGCCTCCGGCCGTAACCGCAGATCGGCAAATCACTTTTACCTATCCAAATCTCGCGCCGGGGGATACACTCACGATTATTTATGCGTCTGTGGTCACACCCGACGCCGTCCGAGGGGATGGGAGAAATGTGGCGCGGGAGCCTCGAAGCAATCTAGCGGCCTTTCAACTCCGGATTCGGCAGGGCATTTTATCCGACTGTGCCACTATCGTCGGTCGCGTATTTGTCGATAAAAACTTTGACGGTCAGCAGCAACCTGGAGAACCGGGAGTACCGAATGCTGTGCTTTTCATGGATGACGGCAATCGCATCACCACCGATGCCAATGGCTTATTCTCTTTAGTCAACGTCATCGCCGGCAATCGCACAGCCACATTGGATTTGAGCAGTCTGCCGGGATACAGCCTTGCTCCGAACATCAAATTCATTGAAGGCAATAGTCAGTCACGCCTTGTGCGGCTCGAACCGGGCGGAATGGCTCGGATGAATTTTGCCGTGACACCCGCTTATGGGGAGCAGCAGCCATGA
- a CDS encoding porin, translating into MKRPQEKPNSQDEILRMKHEIIHQFVKEISPSTQPNASHLGNKLNAESSRTKRRLHPSELTRPTFPNKITFYLLLSKGWFPSLSLSLLTTVLGTIGLLPTAKADELPEPPNLGLGKDEVLTTDVPLKLGLGTEISSVSEYRSTHFNQALKNEPLNLKNESLNPAFFYDLPGDNQKLQILTDSLKGEGKKVPQTVEILPKNASAESSVLPSLNIDSTAIDAQRQADRRLHASEDSVSRSEILKSQESGATEQPQHTLASERQAEEQPENLGESARKPPILTLTDDPNRVRILSPSLALKQNDAPATAPAGLAPGTVRILTPQSGVTDNPSTNLVIQYNASDSVQVSVNQKPLDPKTATQQNRDEAQNLINQAWYNIPLKEGDNTLTVQAGNGAPVSIQVVVQKTALKLEFAPVGDPRVSADGRSTLTLSGRITDEKGQLLSEDSLVTLTATAGQFVGADQDKDQPGFQVMARGGQFSAQLQSSLEAQKVRIRAALVEPKENIGTAQGSIRSQGETGNSSARYSESSNLPLSAASPAAVAQTPLEAYTQVEFVTNLRPSLVSGVINLRIGPSGTNFWGRRRDFLNPETIDDGTEFDLQGAVFATGRIGEWLFTGAYNSSRNLNETCDGITRLFRGPQFCEQQYPVTGDSSTVDYLTPSIDSVYLRFERNAGLGKEPDYVMWGDYNSNEFARESQLFTATTRQLHGFKGNYNFGNLQLTAMFSRNLQGFQRDTIAPNGTSGYYFVSRRRLVPGSENIFIETEEANRPGTVISRKPLGRGADYEIDYDRGTILFRRPVLATEFAFFDAPLSEAGAGSTLLVRRIVVTYQYEGGIESDDTNLYAGRVQYNFSQAFQRESWLAGTYLRQEQGIQDFELYGADFRLALGTNGQIIGEVAHSENDSLFRGNVSGSAYRLEANATILPGLLGRAYYRSVEENFSNDATLSFTPGQTRYGAAIAYSLGSSTTLRAGYDYEENFGVSPLVRTDFFDLFNPGVAVPPGTGVNNSLTTISAGVQQKIGNAALSVDFVNRDREDRVGNVFTGSASQLVSRLGLPISESLTFLAQNELSLGDNDPLYPNRTTLGMDWRAYKGVTLRLAHQFFDGGILGNDSITSLDTILSHNIWDNTTITGRYSVISGFNGVTGQGAVGLNHRWAVSPGLLVNLGYEHTFSNSGIPTAAGVRFAQPYTVGQTASSLALLGGDVFNIGVEYTDNPDFKASARLEHRMGSGNNNTVFSIAGAGKLSPSLTLLARYEQANFANQLIEGLKDTANLRVGLAYRDPNSDRWNALMRYEYRKNPSTIPETLLFGSGTGSTEHLLAGEAIFAPSWRWEFYGKGAVRYSDTDLANNFSNSSTIFLTQLRAAYRLNYRMDLAVEGRWIGQDSPSYSETGFAVETGYYVTPDLRLALGYSFGGVDDRDFTGYRSKGGVYFNLTFKVNELFGGFGRQRVVPPQQQESLTKPVANEQAPDTPGTQSSRPSNTTSEE; encoded by the coding sequence ATGAAACGTCCTCAAGAAAAGCCAAACAGTCAGGATGAAATATTAAGGATGAAGCATGAAATCATCCATCAATTCGTGAAAGAGATTTCGCCTTCCACCCAACCGAATGCTAGCCATTTGGGCAACAAATTGAACGCAGAATCCAGCCGCACAAAGCGCAGGCTTCATCCTTCCGAGTTGACCCGTCCAACTTTCCCCAACAAGATTACTTTTTACCTTTTACTGTCGAAAGGATGGTTTCCCTCACTCAGCTTGAGTTTACTTACAACCGTATTGGGAACCATCGGGCTTCTGCCTACGGCGAAGGCTGACGAATTGCCAGAACCGCCGAATTTAGGTTTAGGGAAAGATGAAGTCTTAACAACAGATGTCCCCCTAAAACTTGGACTGGGAACAGAGATTTCATCAGTCTCGGAATATCGCTCAACTCATTTCAATCAAGCGCTGAAGAATGAACCCTTAAATCTAAAAAATGAATCCCTTAATCCTGCATTTTTTTATGATTTGCCGGGTGACAATCAGAAACTTCAGATATTAACTGACTCGCTTAAAGGTGAGGGAAAAAAGGTGCCCCAAACCGTAGAAATACTCCCTAAAAACGCCTCTGCCGAGTCATCTGTACTCCCGTCTTTAAACATAGACTCTACAGCAATTGATGCTCAAAGACAGGCAGATAGACGACTTCACGCTTCAGAGGATAGTGTTTCCCGAAGCGAAATCCTTAAAAGTCAGGAATCCGGAGCCACAGAACAACCCCAACACACCCTAGCATCGGAAAGACAGGCAGAGGAGCAACCAGAAAATCTGGGGGAGTCTGCTCGAAAACCGCCTATCCTGACCCTAACCGATGACCCCAACCGAGTCAGAATCCTATCGCCTTCCCTGGCCTTAAAGCAAAACGACGCCCCAGCCACAGCACCCGCCGGACTGGCTCCAGGCACGGTTCGCATCCTCACTCCCCAAAGTGGCGTTACCGATAATCCGTCTACGAACCTCGTCATTCAATACAACGCCAGTGACTCGGTTCAGGTCAGTGTGAACCAAAAACCCCTCGACCCGAAGACAGCCACTCAGCAGAACCGGGATGAGGCACAAAACCTGATTAACCAAGCTTGGTACAACATCCCCCTAAAAGAGGGCGACAATACCCTCACCGTCCAAGCCGGAAACGGCGCACCCGTGAGTATTCAGGTTGTGGTGCAAAAGACCGCCCTCAAACTGGAATTTGCTCCCGTAGGCGACCCCCGTGTGTCAGCCGATGGTCGTTCCACCCTCACCCTTTCCGGACGAATTACCGATGAAAAGGGTCAACTTTTGAGCGAAGATAGCCTAGTCACCTTGACCGCGACAGCAGGGCAGTTTGTCGGTGCCGACCAAGACAAAGACCAACCCGGTTTTCAGGTGATGGCACGGGGAGGACAATTCAGCGCCCAACTCCAATCCAGCCTAGAGGCGCAAAAAGTGCGAATTCGTGCCGCCCTCGTCGAGCCAAAAGAGAATATAGGGACAGCCCAAGGTTCAATCAGGAGTCAAGGAGAGACAGGGAATTCTTCAGCACGTTACTCCGAGTCATCGAATCTCCCCCTCTCCGCCGCTTCCCCGGCGGCGGTGGCACAAACCCCCTTGGAAGCTTACACCCAGGTGGAATTCGTGACCAATTTACGCCCCTCCTTGGTTTCGGGCGTAATTAACCTGCGAATTGGGCCATCCGGAACTAACTTTTGGGGCAGGCGGCGAGACTTCCTCAACCCAGAAACCATCGACGACGGCACGGAATTTGACTTACAAGGAGCCGTTTTTGCCACAGGACGAATTGGCGAGTGGCTGTTCACGGGGGCTTACAACAGCAGCCGCAACCTCAACGAAACCTGTGATGGCATCACCCGTCTGTTCCGAGGGCCACAGTTTTGCGAACAACAGTATCCCGTAACTGGGGATAGTTCTACCGTTGATTACCTTACCCCCTCCATCGATAGCGTTTATCTCCGCTTTGAGCGCAATGCCGGACTGGGGAAAGAACCCGACTATGTGATGTGGGGAGACTATAACAGCAACGAGTTCGCCAGAGAATCCCAACTGTTTACCGCCACCACCCGCCAGTTGCACGGCTTTAAAGGCAATTACAACTTTGGCAACCTGCAACTCACCGCCATGTTCTCGCGCAACCTCCAAGGGTTCCAGCGGGATACCATTGCGCCCAATGGCACCAGTGGTTATTACTTCGTGTCTCGACGACGCCTAGTGCCGGGAAGTGAGAACATCTTTATCGAAACCGAAGAAGCCAATCGTCCCGGTACGGTGATTTCCCGCAAGCCTCTAGGACGGGGAGCGGATTATGAGATTGATTATGACCGGGGCACGATTTTATTTCGCCGTCCGGTTCTCGCCACCGAGTTTGCCTTTTTTGATGCGCCGTTGAGTGAGGCCGGTGCTGGCTCAACCCTGCTCGTGCGGCGGATTGTCGTTACTTACCAATATGAGGGGGGTATTGAGAGTGACGACACCAATCTCTATGCAGGGCGCGTACAATACAACTTCTCGCAAGCGTTCCAGCGAGAAAGCTGGCTTGCTGGAACCTACCTGCGCCAAGAACAGGGAATCCAAGACTTTGAACTGTATGGTGCAGACTTCCGGCTTGCCCTAGGCACCAACGGACAAATCATTGGGGAAGTGGCTCATTCGGAGAATGACTCCCTGTTTCGAGGCAATGTCTCCGGTTCTGCGTATCGCTTAGAGGCGAATGCGACTATCCTTCCTGGACTGCTGGGACGAGCCTATTACCGCTCCGTTGAGGAAAACTTTAGCAATGATGCCACCCTCAGCTTTACGCCTGGACAAACTCGCTACGGTGCTGCGATCGCTTATTCTCTCGGTTCCAGCACCACCTTACGCGCCGGATACGACTACGAAGAAAACTTCGGTGTCTCCCCCCTCGTCCGCACCGACTTCTTCGATTTGTTCAACCCAGGCGTCGCCGTCCCTCCGGGTACTGGGGTTAACAACTCCCTAACCACCATCAGCGCGGGAGTGCAGCAAAAAATTGGCAATGCAGCATTAAGTGTTGATTTTGTCAACCGTGATCGCGAAGACCGAGTCGGCAATGTATTCACCGGTAGCGCCTCCCAACTGGTTTCCCGGCTGGGACTCCCCATTAGTGAAAGCCTGACGTTCCTGGCCCAAAACGAACTGAGCCTCGGCGATAATGACCCCCTCTACCCCAATCGCACCACCTTAGGCATGGATTGGAGAGCTTACAAAGGGGTTACCCTGCGTCTCGCCCACCAATTCTTTGATGGTGGCATTCTGGGCAACGATTCCATCACCAGCCTCGACACGATTTTGTCCCACAACATTTGGGATAACACCACCATCACTGGTCGCTACTCTGTGATTAGTGGCTTCAACGGGGTAACCGGACAGGGGGCAGTGGGACTCAATCACCGTTGGGCCGTTTCCCCTGGATTACTGGTAAATCTGGGCTATGAGCATACCTTTAGCAACAGCGGGATTCCCACTGCGGCAGGGGTGCGCTTTGCACAACCCTATACCGTTGGTCAAACCGCTTCCTCCCTCGCCTTGTTGGGGGGTGATGTGTTCAATATCGGCGTTGAATATACCGATAACCCCGACTTTAAAGCCTCTGCTCGCTTAGAACACCGCATGGGTTCCGGCAACAACAATACCGTGTTTTCCATTGCCGGGGCAGGGAAACTCTCTCCCTCCTTAACCCTGCTTGCCCGTTACGAGCAAGCCAACTTTGCCAACCAGCTGATTGAAGGGTTGAAAGATACGGCAAACCTGCGCGTAGGTTTAGCTTATCGCGACCCCAATAGCGATCGCTGGAACGCGCTGATGCGCTATGAGTACCGCAAAAACCCCTCGACCATTCCCGAAACCCTACTGTTTGGCAGTGGCACCGGTTCCACAGAACACCTTTTAGCCGGAGAGGCGATTTTTGCCCCCAGTTGGCGTTGGGAATTTTATGGCAAAGGCGCAGTCCGCTACAGCGACACCGATTTAGCTAATAACTTCTCCAATTCTTCTACCATCTTCCTGACCCAACTCCGCGCTGCCTACCGCTTGAATTACCGGATGGATTTGGCGGTGGAAGGACGCTGGATTGGTCAAGATTCGCCCAGTTACAGCGAAACAGG